A region of the Myripristis murdjan chromosome 10, fMyrMur1.1, whole genome shotgun sequence genome:
ttgtagctgttttattatttttcctctaCCTGCCTGGTCGTCATATCCGCATTACTGATGACTCTTTAGCTATAATCTCTTGTGTCTGAATATATTATGACAGTACCAATATTCATCCCTATAATATTGCCACAATATCGATatcgaggtatttggtcaaacatgttgtgatatttgaatttgtccatatcacccagccgtATATCAAACCAGTGTTGGCAAAGCAGAGTAAGAGGCTGGATTGGCTCACAGCTTTTCCTGTACCACGACATCACTGTGGGGTTACAGATTTAAGCAAAACATTCAGTATGAAAACACGTCCAGACTCAGGAGACCTCGCAGCCGGCTGACACAAGGCGGATCACCGGCGTACTCACCGACAGAGGGGTGCTCAGTTCGACGGACGTGGCCCCGGAGGCGGCGGCGGTCAGCTGTCCCGGGATGCTGATGGGATCCGGGGACAGCTGCAGGGTCTTCAGCACGGCCGGGGCGTCGGGCTTCCCGCAGTTCTTCCAGTCAAACCCCAGAATCTGTCAAACACACCGGGTGCAGTGTTCAAGTAGTCAGCTCCACTCAACAGATACTGATGATTCACGGTTTTCATGCAAAACCTCACACTCTTTTAACTCCACTCACTGTTTCCACTTGACATTTACAGCATAATCTTATCGCATAAAGTTACAGGTAACTGATGAGTCACACTTTTACTGAGCTACCTGACATTAAAAACAACTGATGGTTAGCAGTTTAACTCGGTTACTTTTTTAGCCTGTATCCTCATGCAAAACAACTACAGTAATTCTGTGAGAATGAAACTATGCAATATCACCAAAATGTGATATCATGCaactataaaaaacaaaaaacccacaaaaacaacttaatttaaatttaaaaaacaaaacaaaaccctgatTTACACTAAAGTGACTATAAACTCACTATTGGTTTGCTTGCTACTAAAGATGCTTTAAATTCCCATATGCCTAAGACTGTAGGGATAACGTTACATATTTACTTTATACAGAAATTAATAGAATACTGTAGGAATATCATAATGATACAATGGACGatataaaagaaaacagaatattacatgtatATTAGGCTATAAACTCATTGAGTGCCTGAGACATAAggtcaaaacaaaaatattagagTGCATGGTTGATGTCATGATATGAGACAGGATGTTGTCTGAGATATCGTAATATCATGAAATGTAAGGgttatttttatgtaattatGGTATTATGTGAACAGCATATGATTGCAGTATTACATAGGAACCACAGGAGATACTGCAGTTAACAGAGTATTATGACAGTATTATAATGAAACCATATCAGATAATGTAGTGAACATAATATTAAAGCAGTATTATCGGAAAACCGTAAGAGATCGTGTGGTAAATAGACTATTATAACAGTATTGTACAGTTGTAGTGAAATGAATATTGCACTGTAGAGACACTACAGGAGATAATGTATCGAACAGAATATGATCGCATTTTTACAGGGAAACCATACAAAATAATGTCGTGAAATGAATATTATAGTTGTATTACAGAGAAACTGGGAGATACTACAGTTTATTGAGTATTATGGCAGTATTATAATGAAACCATATAAGATAATGAGGTGGACAGAATATTGTAGCACCATTACACGGAAACCACAGGAGATTATGCAGTGAACAGAATATTATAGCAGTATTGCAATGACCCACGGGCGATAGTGTAGTAAACAGACTATTATAGCAGTATTATATAGTTGTAGTGAACAGAGGATTGCTCTGTAGAACCACTACAGGAGATAATGTAGGCAACAGAATATGATCACAGTGTTACAGGGAAACCATGCAAAATATGGCACTGAATACAATATTACATCAGTATTACAGAGAAACTATAGGAGATTATGTAGTAAATAGACTATTATAGCACTATTATACAGTTGTGGTGAACTGAATATTGCAGACGCTACAGGACATAACGTACTGAGTAAAATATTATAGCAGTATTACAAGGAAACAATAGGAGAGAGTGTAGTAAACCGACTGTAACAGCAATATTATATAGTTCTGATAAACTGTAGAGACACTACAGGAGATGAGCGATGAAAAGAATATTATAGCAGCATTATACAGTTAGTAAAGTGAATATTACAATACAGAGACACTACAGGACATAGAGTACTGAATAGAATATTATAGCAGTATTACAGGGAAACCATAGAAGCCAGCGCGGTAAACAGAATATTATAGCAGTGTTATACAGCTGCAGTGGACAGGGTATTGCACTACAGAGACAGTACAGGACATAGAGTACTGACCAGATATTATAGCAGTATTATACAGTTATAGTAAACTGAATATTGCAGTGTAGAGACAGTACAGGACATAAGAGTACTGACCAGATATTATAGCAGTATTATACAGGTATAGTAAACTGAATATTGCAGTGTAGAGGCAGTACAGGACATAGAGTACTGACCAGATATTATAGCAGTATTATACAGGTATAGTAAGCTGAATATTGCAGTGTAGAGGCAGTACAGGACATAAAGTACTGAATAGGTATTATAGCAGTATTACAGGGAAACCATAGGAGCCAGTGCAGTAAACAGACCACTGGAGCAGTGTTATACAGCTGCAGTGCACACGGTATTGCACTGCACAGACACTACAGGAGATAAACAGTGTGTTACCTGGGCTCGTGTCTCTCCGTGTCACTCACCTTGGCGTGGCTCCGTCGCGTCTTGCCGTGATGTTTACTCTCCGCGAGCGGAGCGAGGCACGCGGCCAGGCTGACGGCCACCGCGAGCACGGCCAGGCTCCTCATgctgctcggtgtgtgtgtatgtgtgtgtgtgtgtgagagagagagagtgtgtgtgtgtgtgtgtgtgtgtgtgtgtccacaggctGTAAGGCAGCTGATCACTGGCTGAAGACACCGCTTGTCTCTGACTCTGTGTCCGCTACTTCCGTGTTTATCAACCCCAGTCACATGACCGCCCACTGTGTAAACGATGAGTCACGTGCTGTCATGCCCTGCGAGACACACACTGCGTTAATCAATAACACGCTAATGAGATTAATGTTGCTTTGTAGTAACACTAACAATTTATAGTGTCAtgattgggatttttttcttcattttatacTCTTGTACTGCGCTTTGATAAGTGATTGATGAATGAAAATTATTACTATAAGTACTTGCAGTattagagaaaaatgaaattatctGTACAGAAAATCATGTAAAATAATCTGTAGTGTTTTCTGTGGAGTTATTTTACCAAAGTAAGTGTGTTGTAATCAAGTTATAATTTGAGTTACAATTTCAGAACAAATCTAtcagttttatttcacttttatcaccgttttctcatcatttattaactatatattttaaattcagCGTTTAGTTTCTCGGAGCTCAGCTGTGTTGCTTTGTTGTGAGCTCACAGTTGTGGTTTCTGTCATCAGCAGAGTGCTGCCATCTGCTGTGCACAGACTGAAAGaatcaattattatttttttgtgtacataaaaatcacaatagGAAAGGACATTAAGTATTTTATTATCTCACATATATTGGGGGCTCAGTCTGATGGTTTTATTTGCGGTCGTGGAAGTAATTAATGTCTCTTACTCATGTCAATGTTATTGAGTAGCTTACTTGTGTAGTTTTgactattttttaaagtcagtaatttttcttttccttaagtccattttgcttgagttttgtccttcactacattttaattcagatccattacagagaacaaatgatcaatgacagactgtgaaacctttcacaataaaagcagcaaagatgagaagaggaacctgcttcttctttgctggttctactttttgtcatgtccaaatttcacaataaaagctgcaccatgaaaaacagcagcgaggaccatttagactcaactggcaaaaggaagaaaaaagagcacCACTCGCCTCTTTGTTCTGGTTTATTAAATACAACACTTGTTTTTGGATGCTGCAGTGTTTGGACCCTGAGCATGCAGTTCAAATAACATTCATGAATGTTTAGGATATAATTTGAGTATCTAAATGCTAGTTTGTCAACATCACTTTTAAACTGCCACCACCAATATAATTTTATCTTATAAAACTGCTCTATTTACAATACAAAATCtagcacaaagaaaaaaaaaacagtctgtgtTCTACTTGACATTAGGCCTCGACGAAGAAATTTAAGAGAGAGGTCAAGTCGTAGTTGTCCAGGATCTCCAGCAGCGACGACACCTTGGTCTTCACATTCTGAcctttgaacttgaacttgtcTATGAAGAGATCGGTGATCATTCCTGCAGGGAAACAAGAAATGATGTGATTAGTTATAtaatggagggaaaaaatcaTGATTTCAGGCttacagagcagagaaaaaactgCAGTGCTGCATAAGAATTTCAGCTTCCACAGTTAACAAGGGAATCCAGCAGTGCAGACAGATTAAACTggggttttattattttacaggaGTCACCGGGTCTGCAAAGCAATGAACATCTGTGCAACAGTTCAGGTTTAAAATGTAAAGTGAACAGCAGCTGAGCGTCAGGTGACAGACGCACCGTACAGCCTCTCCAGGTGCGCCGGCTGCTTCTTGTACTCCTCCAGCAGGTGAGCCGACTCATCCAGGATGTTGCGATACTCTGGGATGAGGAAGTCGGCGTTTCCCTCATGAACCTGGAGCTCCTGTcagtcagagagggagacaggagggtgagaagaagaagaaggaagaggaggagtaagaggaggagaaggacaaGAAGAAGCCCTCGCTCTTTGATTGACACCAAAAACCTTTACTGGCACATGTTTTGCTCTCAAACTCCGCCGCAGCTGCTGGAAACATCTtgtcacaacacaaaacagaaccAGCAAAAGCACATCTCCAAACCCCGTCACGGCGTTTTGGAGCGGATTCCTCTGCTCACCTTCAGGGCGTCGATAAGCTGAACTTTCttggccagcagcagctgataCTCCAGCTTCGGGTGGATCATCTTCAGAGTGTGGCTCACAGATTCATCGTTGATATctggagaataaaaaaaaaaaaaaaaaacacagatcaaAACCAGTCACACTGGAGCAGCGTtacatttctgtctttcagaCAGCAAATTTTTGTGAACAGTTTTTGTTGAAATAGAAAGAATAATAACAGGATGTACCGTAGGAAATGTTCAGATTGATTTTCCTTTTGGTAGCTTCTTTAGAGAGGACGTCACTCAGTATGGAGATGGTGGAGATGTTGTCGGACCTGAAGTGGCCCTCTCctttgcttaaaaaaacaaaagaaagagaaatataAGTGCTCAAGTCCACTTAGTTCTTTACATGAAAGCTTCTACAAATCAAACGTAAATGACTTCCGGCAGCAGCACACAGGATGTGAGGCTCCTCCCCTGGGTGTTTACCAGTAGCTTGCCTCCAGCTGCGTGCCCAGGAAGGTGTTGTGGAAGTGGAAAGTGATGCTGTCTCCTGCCGGCGTCTTCTCCGGGACCTCCGGCAGACAGAAGACCACCCAGGAGTGGATCTCCGCGAAACTGAACTGACCCACGAGGCTCAGCCTGTTCATgggcctgagagagagagagagagagagacagagagagagagagagagagagagagggagagaggattaCCACAAACACAGGGATGGGACAAGATAtctaaatgaaatatatttcaataCAAAAATGTGAGTATACATATCATGGGATGGAAAATGAAttgtgattttgcttttttctccaCTTCATGATCATGAAAGTTAAAGttgtgtgaggaaaaaaaaaatactgttgactgtgttttgattttttgttgattttgttgatttaaaaaaagttcaaatgaaagggtgtattttcactttattttatgaaaTCCTAATCCTCAAAGCTACTCTAATCTCTGCCTTGGACATTTGAAAAGCGCCATTTAATCCTGATTAAAGATAAAGACTGGGTCACCAAATCCAAATCCCAACCTGGCTGCTCAGAGTCCCGTGTCGTTGCCGGCTGATCTCAGACTGAAAGGCGTCTCACCTGTCCTGGTCGATGCTGTGCGTCCTCTGGTGCAGAGACAGAGGTTTGATCTGGTACTGGCGCACCTGGCAGGTCTTGGGCTGCAGGCGGGGTGTGATGTACGCCTGCAGGGTGCCGTACTGGCCCTCGATCGACCGCacctgcacacaacacacaacacacacacattattgctGTGTAAGAGACAAGCTGAGCAGACAGACCCTGATCCAGTAACACCACAGTAACCACAGGACCCTCTGGGCAGGGCTGTAAGTTTCTTCACGATATGATATTATATCGATTCTTTGGACAATGGTATGATATTTTATGATCTCACAAACTCAGCCACAATATGATTTTGATTCGATTCACTTCAGCGGCTGCCGATCGATATGAGATGAATTCATTATATCCATCAGTTACATCACAACGCCgtgtttctgtttcagctgctcGGCCCGGTTCCTCATGTTTCCTGAGTGTTGACCTGGAATTCGTCCCTTGATGTTTATTTTCtctaaaatccaaaatatttcctcACTGCTGATTTATTCGAAAGAGGGAAGTAGATCCTTGTTATATgttacatgtctttttttttttttatattgctagtaaccttgaattaaaaggttactatataacaatgaattaaaaggttactatatatatagtaaccttttaattcactgtttaaatatctgttctggcatttattccttatattccaattagcgcatatcaaatcagataatgtgtgatatgcatgtgtaaacacaataattcaaagaacttgtaattggctttttttcttgtctttgtgtgtgtaatcaacttgtgaatttttatagtgatatctgaaagtaaaatgttgaacccctttccccccccctttccagtgttttttggtaatttgtggtcataaataggtgattttcaaaactttccaccaatgggatttcttgggactttttcccctcactcaggacaaactgaggatacaaaatcagttgagtttgcttctcttgcaatttgtcctaggttgaccccaattttggcctaaaattactggactatattgcttttattgcttctgcttctttactgtaaagcactttggtagGCTActggctgttttaaatgtgctatacaaataaagctgacattgacattgacactgacactgacattgtctttttcttggctgctggcCGCGGCTGCCGTTACCTGCCCGGTGCTGGCACTATTTGAACGTTTAGGAAGCCGGTGTGCTCGGACAGAAACGGTGACACCGACATGCCATGGGAATGTCAAAACAAAGGCATGTTTCTAAGATGATGATATGGATCGATATTTTCACTTGGTATCGATTATATTGGATCGTTCATCATTAGAGCGATGTATCGATCCAGAACAACGGATCATTACACTCCTGCCTCTGTGCTATTATGGCTTTCAAACAACAGGGAGAAATTTTCCTCAAAGGGGAATAAAGACAAAACTCaggagaaagaaataaaactcaCTAACTGACCCTGACCTCACTGCTGCCTTTGCTTTATCGAAATTATAAGCTTAgattaattaaatgaaataaaggcATTCAAGATAAacttcactaaaaaaaaagagaatgagcTGAGTGTTTAGTTTAGCCTGTTACCTTGAGCTCCAGCCTGGTGGTGTTGGCCTGACATCTGTACGTGGCCAGCAGGAAGTTCCCGTTCGGCTGCTGCAAACAGTTTGAGACACGAGTCAGTCCTCTGCAGAGGCCGAGCGGCAGAGGGTTTGTGGGttcatttcaaatttatttattctgtataAATTTAGAAACCTCACCTCTGAGTCACATTCACTGAAGCTGACCACAGCTGAGTTTTTATCCACATCCAGCAGGTCGATCGGTACGTCGCTCTGCAGTGATGAAATGTGCAAACGGCAAACATTTAGTCTGATGAGATAAACCACATAACTTTTGTATTTTGCACCATTTCACTGATGCCCAACCTGAGAGCCCTTTCAAGAATTTTCTTTCCCTGACAAATAAGGAATATTAATCAAATAACAGCCTGGTCAGGAAGAGTAAATATTATATTTCAATGTTTAAATccattctctgtgtttgtgcctgaAACAGAGGACCAAAGGttcgctctgttttattttcacaagaCCAAAAAGTTGACGACGGCTGCATTATTAATGTTTTGCAATAAAAATGGAATGACTGGAATATAGTTGGAATGAGAGTGAGGCTTTCTCGGGCAAAATAAGCATGCACAGATGATTTACACCAGTCCTGCTGTCGGTGAGAGAaagctgcaggctgtgtgtgtgtgtgtgtgtgtgtgtgtgagagcagacCTGGAGCAGCAGGTTGTCGATGGCGGTCTGCACCTCCAGGGTGAGGCTGTAGCTGGCGTCGTCCTGGCAGAGGGTGAACTTGTCGTTGATGCTGAAGACGGGCACTGCGGAGACGGCCGTGCTCGACTGGGAGCTCTGCTGGTATTTCTCCCGACCCTGAAGGACTTTgacctgcagctgctccagctccGCTCTGACAGGAACCAcagtggtgcaaaaaaaaaaaaaaaaaaacagaatactttactcaagtaaaagcaGCAATACcatgatgagaaaaaatacaacacattcAAAATGTAGAAGTATTTTCAGAGACTTATGGTTCAGTCTGAAAAGTAACAGTTGTTGTTGGTCTGTGGTTCCTTTCAGAGATTTAAAGAAATAAtccgttttgggcaaaatactcttttcccgttcaaaacattttcacctctgtacgttcagtgtttctgtttctgtgggtagcatttcacgttagcttagcataaagtcTTGAAGTGTATGGGAGTCGTGAGCCTAGTTCCGTCACAGTTaaaaaaccttacagcaactcaaaagctgttttatttacacaatgcATCATGTGTAATATTAATGTATGGAAGTGAAACCAGCCactcaaacatcttgtctcagtctgggtaagtcagaaaaagggtattttgcccaaaatgttggagtatccctttaaattactgatgcattagcctgtaagaagtattttcatgttgttgctCTGACTGGCTGGTGCATCAcatctgatgttttgcatggaaaagcttcttctgcaaagtaactggaaactccagctgtcagataaatgtagagCAGGAAAGGTAAAAAGTCTGAATGGAAATACTCTTGAAAAACTTGAGAAAAGGAATTTCGTTGTTTTAAAACTTGGTTTTAGCGCTGTTTGGACGTGATGCATCACTGGTGTTGTAAATCTTTGGGCTTTCCCGTTCATTTTCATCGAccaagagaaaagagggagcgTCCTGTTTGATACCTGAGAGCTGCCACTTTGGACTGGGTCTCTTTGCTCATCTTGACCTCGTCTCCGGGGCCGGCCTCGGCCTTCAGCGCCTCAGTGGTCAGACCCGTGACCCatcctgaagagagagaggcagggatgCCCTAACTCTGCTGGTTTTAGGTCAAACTTAAATTTTACATAACCCGCAACCGATGCTGGACAAATCAACCAATCATCTCTGAAGGTAAATGGATTGTTGGGCAGGAAACAGATTTACTCATTTCTGAGGGGACACTGGGAGTAAGGTACTTTAGTCACACTTAAGGGTGAAAGGGTGAAAGGTTTCTCCTGTGACCTGTGTAAGTGGCGGTCAGGACCTCGTCGTAGCCCTCCTTCCCCACACAGCCGCCCTGGACGGACGTGACGCTCTCGGACAgaacctgaacacacaccaggAAGCCTGATCAGTGAGCAGCTGACACCCTCTCTATTATTTAACACAAAATTTAAGAAATctaaggaaaaacacacacacacaaaaaaaaaatcaatttcaggCAGTTAAGTGCAAGtacaaacacaacactcaaGCTTGTGTGATTTTGACAAACTCTAGCAACAATTCACAGTCAGAATCAGGCTTTACTGGATTAGTATAAAACACATACAAGGAATCTGGCTTCAGTTAAAACCTGTTGCTCCTATTTTAGCATTTCATATGTTTACACCTTCACACTCCGCCACATTATACTCATGTATGAATCCATTCACATATACACTCAGTCCAGTGGGATAAAAGATGGTGCAAATTATATGCTGATTACCAATGATAATATAAAAAAGTGCAAGatgaaaattcaataaaaattatattgaaaaaagtacaaaatgtcTGCAGGAAAAGAATTACAAGAGCAACTGCAAAATGAGATGTGGGAATAATCATGGAAGGACATTTTGAACGGTGAGATATTCAGTAACagcaattttcattttaaagtccCGTGTTAAAGACCTTTTACTGTCCTCTCTGAGTTAGGTACTGCAATATGAGATAtataaagattattttttggacatttctgctttattagccAGTCCCCTCAGTAGGAAATATTTAGATGAAGTGAACTCACATGCTCGAAGCGTGACGTGGGCTCACCGGAGCTGTCGAGGCCAAATACCTCCACCGTGCCGTCGTCCCGGCCCACCAGGATGTCGCTCACGCCGTCTCCGAGGATGTCATACGTGTCGATGCACAGAATACCTGGTGGGAGAGCAAGGTGTCGCTGAGCTGTGAGGCCTGTGCACACGCTCACTGAGTCAGGTGAACTCATGCAGCGAGCAGTGACGGGCGATGACTCAATACACAACATGGGCTTCAGGATTCAATacaaccacaaaacacatgcaagacgaaaattcaataaaaaattatataaaaaaaactgattagatagatatagatagaggCAGATTTGTCATTTGTAGAGCTGCAACTATTAAATTAATCTCCAATATTTTGAtaattgatattttgttttgagccatttttaagaagaaatttttttatttttcaaattcttTGATTGCAGCTGGTTTCTTTAGTTCTctgtgacagtaaactaaatatctttgggttATGGATTGCTGGTTGGGACAAAACCAGACGTTTGAGGACGTCACCTGAAACTGTCATTTTATTGAACAAACAAGTTGAAACGAAAGCAACTGGAAAGTTTTTAGATTCTccaagacgtttcacttctcatccaagacgCTTCTTCAGTTCTCAGTTCAGcttgaagaagcttcttggatgagaagtgaaacgtcttggAGAATCTAAAAACAAGTCAAGTTGTCCTCCATTAAACCCTACATGGAGAACCGTGACCTGGGTGACTAAgaacctgaaaatgaaaataatctttaGTTGCAGATGTGTGTTTACTACAGTTGACAGTTCATTTTTCTGCTCTGCGAGACACATTATCAGATTTTTGTATCACACCACCAGCCAGGCCAATATATGAAATATGACATTGTAAAAAACAGGCAGCATACCTCCTTTCTTTTTGTCATTGTCTATCTCCCATTTGGGCACAGCCGAGGATTCTCCAATCTGGATCAGCCCAATTTTACCGTCGGCCGTCCCGTACAGGACGTCCTCTCCTGTAAAGAGACAGGTGTGTTAGTTGTATAATAAGAAGCAGTTTTAGgttattatgttattacattttgatatttaaag
Encoded here:
- the bbs7 gene encoding BBSome complex member BBS7, with amino-acid sequence MEIHLNRVDYMQVGVTSQKTMRLLPAMGKKATQKVAIADHDGVLTCFGMKKGEAVPVFKTLPGPKISRLDLGGAVGTPQEKIFVCSGSEVRGFTKKGKQFLTFEANLTESINAMHVSGADLFVCASYIYNHYCDCKDQDYYLSGDKINDITCLSTEKLPHLVPVLACQDRVLRVLQGSELLYDIEVPGPPSVLELYNKDGGEDVLYGTADGKIGLIQIGESSAVPKWEIDNDKKKGGILCIDTYDILGDGVSDILVGRDDGTVEVFGLDSSGEPTSRFEHVLSESVTSVQGGCVGKEGYDEVLTATYTGWVTGLTTEALKAEAGPGDEVKMSKETQSKVAALRAELEQLQVKVLQGREKYQQSSQSSTAVSAVPVFSINDKFTLCQDDASYSLTLEVQTAIDNLLLQSDVPIDLLDVDKNSAVVSFSECDSEQPNGNFLLATYRCQANTTRLELKVRSIEGQYGTLQAYITPRLQPKTCQVRQYQIKPLSLHQRTHSIDQDRPMNRLSLVGQFSFAEIHSWVVFCLPEVPEKTPAGDSITFHFHNTFLGTQLEASYCKGEGHFRSDNISTISILSDVLSKEATKRKINLNISYDINDESVSHTLKMIHPKLEYQLLLAKKVQLIDALKELQVHEGNADFLIPEYRNILDESAHLLEEYKKQPAHLERLYGMITDLFIDKFKFKGQNVKTKVSSLLEILDNYDLTSLLNFFVEA